The Flavobacterium psychrophilum genome includes a region encoding these proteins:
- a CDS encoding glucosylceramidase: MLKKKKNLLSGLALSLAVAAMVTGCASTKGGKNAAGLWITMPDKSAVLQQQPVNVSSNQSKNNNNIQLNINTGTTYQEMDGFGYTLSGGSAMHIAKMSAPARAKFLQEIYGTGVNDLGSSYIRISVGASDLDEKVFSYNDLPAGQTDVNIEKFDLGYDKLYLIPVLQEILKINPSIKILGSPWSPPVWMKTNGDTRGGSLKPEYQTAYAKYLVKYIQEMKKNGIIIDALTVQNEPLHPGNNPSLLMVAEDQKIFVRDHLGPQFEKNGIKTKIIIYDHNADRPDYPITILNDKEAAKYIDGSAFHLYGGSIDAITSVHEAHPNKNLYFTEQWVGAPGDFAKELNWHIENLIIGAPNNWCKTVLEWNLAADENQNPHTDRGGCDRCLGAVTITADKVTREPAYYIIAHASKFVRPGSLRVQSNVIEGLPNVAYKTPNGGTVAIIQNTSKEDKTIDVNAGAKNTTITLKAGAVATLVL, translated from the coding sequence ATGCTTAAAAAAAAGAAAAATTTACTATCGGGACTGGCATTGTCATTGGCTGTAGCAGCTATGGTGACAGGTTGTGCATCTACTAAAGGCGGCAAAAATGCCGCAGGATTATGGATAACAATGCCCGATAAATCTGCTGTGCTGCAACAACAGCCGGTAAATGTGTCATCAAATCAATCAAAAAATAATAACAATATTCAGCTAAACATCAATACCGGTACTACTTACCAGGAAATGGATGGCTTTGGATACACCCTTAGCGGAGGCAGCGCGATGCACATTGCTAAAATGAGTGCGCCGGCAAGAGCCAAGTTTTTACAGGAAATTTACGGTACAGGTGTTAACGACCTTGGATCTAGCTATATAAGGATAAGCGTAGGAGCATCCGACCTTGACGAAAAAGTATTTTCATATAACGACCTTCCCGCAGGGCAAACCGATGTAAACATTGAGAAGTTTGACCTTGGGTACGACAAATTATACCTTATACCTGTATTACAGGAAATACTTAAAATCAATCCATCGATAAAAATATTAGGTTCGCCGTGGTCGCCACCGGTTTGGATGAAAACCAACGGAGATACAAGAGGCGGAAGCCTTAAGCCTGAATATCAGACAGCGTATGCTAAGTACCTTGTAAAGTACATTCAGGAAATGAAAAAGAACGGTATTATCATTGATGCACTTACGGTGCAGAATGAACCGCTTCACCCGGGTAATAACCCAAGCCTTTTAATGGTTGCAGAAGATCAGAAGATTTTTGTACGCGATCATTTGGGTCCGCAGTTCGAAAAGAACGGCATCAAAACTAAGATTATAATATACGATCATAATGCAGACAGGCCAGATTATCCTATAACTATCTTAAATGATAAGGAGGCTGCGAAATACATTGACGGATCTGCTTTTCACCTATACGGAGGAAGCATTGATGCGATAACATCTGTACACGAGGCACACCCAAACAAGAACCTGTATTTTACAGAGCAATGGGTTGGAGCTCCGGGCGATTTTGCAAAAGAGCTTAACTGGCATATAGAAAACCTTATTATCGGTGCGCCGAATAACTGGTGTAAAACCGTTTTAGAGTGGAACCTTGCCGCCGATGAAAACCAAAACCCACATACAGATAGGGGCGGGTGCGACCGTTGCCTTGGTGCTGTAACCATTACGGCAGACAAAGTAACACGTGAGCCTGCGTACTACATTATTGCGCATGCATCTAAGTTTGTGCGCCCGGGATCGTTAAGGGTACAGTCTAATGTTATAGAGGGTCTTCCTAACGTAGCCTATAAAACACCAAACGGTGGTACAGTAGCTATCATTCAGAATACATCAAAAGAAGATAAAACTATAGATGTTAACGCAGGTGCTAAAAACACGACGATAACGCTTAAAGCGGGTGCTGTAGCTACCCTGGTATTATAA
- a CDS encoding glucan endo-1,6-beta-glucosidase has protein sequence MKKSFVYISLATILFSCSGGEDGAGNTAPPAPVSEIGNVIGIADVWITNGSQTKLLSKQATGASIYDNNATEDPSISIDFSQQYQEIEGFGAALTGSSAIVINAMTPSQKDALLKDLFSPTEGIGLSYLRLTMGASDFSVNNFSYNDVAAGQTDEDLVNFSIAKDETDVIPVLKGVQTYAPNIKIMGSPWSAPAWMKTSQSMNGGSLKPEWFNSYGDYFVKYINAYKAHGINIDAVTPQNEPLHEVTTYPTMKMTAIEQASFIKSSLGPKLKSAGINTKIIAYDHNFDMPSYPIEVLNDTDAAQYVDGSAFHAYAGNPSAMTQVHAAFPNKNLYFTEISGGEWSTDFTSNLNYNVGTILIGTTRNWSKNVLLWNLALNTNFGPTNGGCKDCRGVVTINSSGVVTKNIEYYSLAHFSKFVKPGAKRVNSTTFENSVNMQNVAFVNTDGSKVLVVLNQSSVTRKFAVKIGDNKISYSIEPNAAATIIWK, from the coding sequence ATGAAGAAATCGTTTGTTTATATAAGTCTTGCTACAATACTGTTTTCCTGCTCGGGCGGTGAAGATGGCGCCGGTAACACAGCACCTCCCGCACCCGTTTCCGAAATAGGAAATGTTATTGGCATTGCTGATGTTTGGATTACAAATGGAAGCCAGACAAAACTTTTAAGCAAACAGGCTACAGGTGCTTCTATTTATGATAATAATGCGACCGAAGATCCTTCAATTTCTATTGATTTCTCTCAGCAGTATCAGGAAATTGAAGGCTTTGGTGCCGCATTAACAGGTTCATCGGCAATTGTTATCAATGCTATGACACCTTCCCAAAAAGATGCACTGCTTAAGGATCTTTTCAGCCCGACTGAAGGGATTGGACTTAGCTACCTGCGCCTTACAATGGGAGCATCTGATTTTTCGGTTAACAACTTTAGCTACAACGACGTTGCCGCAGGACAAACCGATGAAGACTTAGTGAATTTTTCTATCGCGAAAGATGAAACAGATGTAATTCCGGTGCTAAAGGGTGTTCAGACCTACGCGCCAAATATTAAAATTATGGGTAGCCCCTGGAGTGCACCGGCATGGATGAAAACCAGCCAGAGCATGAACGGCGGAAGCCTAAAACCGGAGTGGTTCAACAGCTATGGCGACTACTTTGTAAAATATATTAATGCCTATAAGGCACACGGTATTAACATTGATGCGGTTACACCTCAAAACGAGCCACTTCATGAAGTTACTACCTATCCTACGATGAAGATGACGGCTATAGAACAGGCCAGCTTTATTAAAAGCAGCCTTGGTCCTAAACTGAAATCAGCGGGAATAAATACCAAAATTATTGCATACGACCATAACTTCGATATGCCTTCATACCCAATAGAAGTGTTAAACGACACCGATGCAGCGCAGTATGTTGACGGTTCGGCTTTTCATGCATATGCAGGTAACCCATCGGCAATGACGCAGGTACATGCTGCTTTTCCTAACAAGAACCTGTATTTTACAGAAATTTCGGGTGGAGAATGGAGTACCGATTTTACCAGCAACCTTAATTACAATGTGGGCACTATTTTAATTGGTACCACACGTAACTGGTCGAAAAACGTATTGTTATGGAATCTTGCGCTAAACACTAATTTTGGACCTACCAATGGCGGATGTAAAGACTGCCGCGGTGTGGTTACCATAAATTCGTCCGGCGTAGTAACAAAAAATATTGAATACTATTCACTGGCACATTTCTCAAAATTTGTAAAGCCGGGTGCTAAAAGAGTTAACTCAACAACGTTTGAGAATTCTGTAAACATGCAGAATGTAGCTTTTGTAAATACAGATGGTTCTAAAGTACTTGTTGTGCTTAACCAGTCATCAGTAACAAGAAAGTTCGCAGTAAAAATTGGCGATAATAAGATTTCTTATTCTATTGAGCCTAACGCTGCAGCAACTATTATCTGGAAATAG
- a CDS encoding amidohydrolase, with protein MKIALIQTSLSWESPEDNRANFTKLINGIAQVPDLIVLPEMFATGFTMKPERVAETTEGDTVKWMQKTARDKGCAITGSLAIKEQGNYYNRLFFVLPDGEIHTYDKRHLFSLAGEDKEYTAGADRLVISYRDWTICPLVCYDLRFPVFSRNTEDIDLLLYVANWPTVRVAAWNALLKARAIENMCYVAGVNRTGQDNNGHDYPGQSQVIDCLGAYAEPPSANEGVLVVELDKENMLATRKKLGFLNDRDSFSLQG; from the coding sequence ATGAAAATAGCCCTTATTCAAACCTCCCTTTCTTGGGAAAGTCCCGAAGATAACCGTGCAAACTTTACCAAACTTATTAATGGAATTGCGCAAGTCCCCGATCTTATAGTACTTCCCGAAATGTTTGCAACCGGATTCACTATGAAACCTGAACGTGTTGCGGAGACTACGGAAGGTGATACGGTAAAATGGATGCAGAAAACAGCAAGAGATAAAGGCTGTGCTATTACCGGAAGTTTGGCAATTAAGGAGCAGGGCAATTATTATAACCGCTTATTTTTTGTGCTGCCGGATGGCGAAATACATACTTATGATAAAAGGCATCTGTTTTCGCTGGCAGGTGAAGATAAAGAATATACAGCAGGCGCCGACAGACTCGTTATAAGCTATCGTGACTGGACTATTTGCCCATTGGTGTGTTACGACCTTCGCTTTCCTGTTTTTTCGCGTAATACGGAAGATATTGACCTTTTGCTGTATGTGGCCAATTGGCCTACCGTTCGTGTTGCCGCATGGAATGCTTTGCTTAAAGCCCGGGCTATAGAGAACATGTGCTATGTTGCAGGCGTAAACCGTACAGGGCAGGACAATAATGGGCACGATTATCCCGGCCAGTCGCAGGTTATAGACTGCCTGGGTGCATACGCAGAACCACCATCTGCGAACGAAGGTGTGTTAGTTGTTGAACTGGATAAAGAAAATATGCTGGCTACACGTAAAAAGCTGGGCTTTTTAAACGACAGGGATAGCTTTAGCCTCCAAGGTTAA
- a CDS encoding amidophosphoribosyltransferase — MFKSLLNLLFPQNCPGCSNPLLETEQLLCTHCRHDMPFTQHHLYEDNETAKRFAGRLPLEHASSALYFHKEGIVQGVIHNLKYKGIEDLGRLIGEWYAQDIQEVESLKTVTDVIPVPLHKKRLAERGYNQIAGFGMALAKGLGTNYNDTLLVRKTYARTQTNKNLEARAEIISDAFDIESAGNHEGKHFLLVDDVITTGATLEACGRALLKIPGARVSIITIAFAH, encoded by the coding sequence ATGTTTAAATCTTTACTTAATCTGTTGTTTCCACAAAATTGCCCGGGCTGTAGCAATCCGCTGCTGGAAACCGAGCAATTGTTATGCACTCACTGCAGGCATGATATGCCTTTTACACAGCACCATTTGTATGAAGATAACGAAACCGCAAAAAGATTTGCAGGCCGGCTACCGCTGGAGCATGCCTCTTCTGCACTATACTTTCATAAAGAAGGTATTGTACAGGGTGTCATCCACAACTTAAAATATAAAGGTATTGAAGATCTTGGGAGATTAATTGGCGAATGGTATGCACAGGATATCCAGGAAGTAGAGAGCCTAAAAACAGTTACCGATGTTATCCCTGTTCCATTACACAAAAAAAGATTAGCAGAAAGAGGATACAACCAGATTGCCGGATTTGGCATGGCACTAGCTAAAGGGCTCGGCACCAATTACAACGATACTTTACTGGTTAGAAAAACCTATGCCCGTACCCAGACCAATAAAAATCTTGAAGCAAGGGCAGAAATTATAAGCGATGCTTTTGATATTGAATCTGCCGGCAATCATGAGGGCAAACATTTTTTATTGGTTGACGATGTTATTACCACCGGAGCTACACTTGAAGCCTGTGGAAGAGCACTTTTAAAGATACCGGGAGCAAGGGTGAGCATTATTACAATTGCCTTCGCACATTAG
- a CDS encoding glycyl-tRNA synthetease — translation MAKQEDLFKNVISHAKEYGFIFPSSEIYDGLSAVYDYAQNGAELKKNIREYWWKSMVQMHENIVGIDAAIFMHPTTWKASGHVDAFNDPLIDNKDSKKRYRADVLIEDYAEKINQKAQKEIEKARVRFGDAFNEEEFITTNARVVEYLAKKKQILERMARSLETENLADVKALIEELEIADPETGSKNWTEVRQFNLMFGTKLGAEAATAMDLYLRPETAQGIFVNFLNVQKTGRMKIPFGIAQTGKAFRNEIVARQFIFRMREFEQMEMQFFVRPGEEMKYYEYWKETRLKWHLSLGLGRENYRFHDHEKLAHYANAAADIEFNFPFGFKELEGIHSRTDFDLKAHEQFSGKKLQYFDTEENRNYTPYVVETSVGLDRMFLAVFSNSLKEETLEDGSTRTVLALPSVLAPTKAAVLPLIKRDGLPEVARQIIEDLKWDFNVAYDEKDAVGRRYRRQDALGTPFCITVDHQTLEDQTVTIRHRDTMQQDRVAISELRGIINDAVSVRNWLMKM, via the coding sequence ATGGCAAAACAAGAAGATTTATTTAAGAATGTGATTTCGCATGCAAAAGAGTACGGATTTATTTTTCCGTCGAGCGAAATTTATGATGGATTAAGCGCTGTGTATGACTATGCTCAGAACGGTGCCGAATTAAAAAAGAATATCAGGGAATACTGGTGGAAATCTATGGTGCAGATGCATGAAAATATTGTGGGTATTGATGCCGCAATTTTTATGCACCCTACAACATGGAAAGCATCGGGGCACGTAGATGCCTTTAACGACCCTTTGATAGACAACAAAGATTCTAAAAAAAGATACAGGGCAGACGTGCTTATCGAGGATTATGCCGAAAAGATAAACCAGAAAGCCCAGAAAGAAATAGAAAAAGCAAGAGTTCGCTTTGGCGATGCATTTAACGAAGAAGAATTCATTACGACAAATGCACGTGTTGTTGAATACCTTGCTAAAAAGAAGCAGATTCTTGAGCGTATGGCGCGTTCACTGGAGACAGAGAACCTTGCCGATGTAAAAGCACTTATTGAAGAGCTTGAAATTGCCGACCCTGAAACTGGTTCTAAAAACTGGACAGAGGTACGTCAGTTTAACCTTATGTTTGGTACCAAGCTTGGTGCCGAAGCCGCTACTGCAATGGACTTATACCTTCGTCCGGAAACGGCACAGGGTATTTTTGTTAACTTTTTAAACGTACAGAAAACCGGCCGTATGAAAATACCTTTTGGTATTGCGCAAACGGGTAAGGCTTTCCGTAATGAGATCGTTGCAAGGCAGTTTATTTTCCGTATGCGTGAGTTTGAACAAATGGAAATGCAGTTCTTTGTTCGTCCGGGCGAAGAAATGAAATATTATGAGTACTGGAAAGAAACAAGGCTTAAATGGCACCTGTCATTAGGACTTGGCAGGGAAAACTACCGTTTCCACGACCACGAAAAACTGGCGCACTATGCTAACGCTGCTGCCGATATTGAGTTTAATTTCCCGTTCGGCTTTAAAGAGCTTGAAGGAATTCACTCAAGAACTGATTTTGACCTTAAAGCGCACGAGCAATTTTCAGGTAAAAAACTTCAGTATTTTGATACAGAGGAAAACAGGAACTACACGCCATACGTAGTAGAAACTTCTGTTGGACTTGACAGGATGTTCCTGGCGGTTTTCTCTAACTCGCTAAAAGAAGAAACCCTGGAAGACGGTTCTACACGTACTGTGCTTGCACTTCCATCGGTATTGGCGCCTACTAAGGCTGCTGTGCTTCCGTTGATTAAGAGAGACGGACTTCCGGAAGTTGCAAGGCAGATCATTGAAGACCTTAAGTGGGATTTCAATGTGGCTTACGACGAGAAAGATGCTGTTGGACGCCGTTACAGAAGACAGGATGCCCTTGGTACCCCATTTTGTATCACAGTAGACCACCAGACACTGGAAGACCAAACGGTAACCATCCGTCACCGCGATACAATGCAGCAGGACAGGGTTGCAATCTCTGAATTGAGAGGAATAATAAACGATGCGGTTTCAGTAAGAAACTGGCTGATGAAAATGTAA
- a CDS encoding glycoside hydrolase family 3 — protein sequence MHIQFKHITLSIVAAVTFVSANAQNKTADTDRKVEALLSKMTLEEKIGQMTQIALDVIGKGNDRYSSFVPFAPDPAEMKKALGDYHIGSVLNTASNRALTTNEWYAIISEIQKTSIKLNNHKVPVIYGVDEVHGATYTAGATMFPQQIAQAASRNLALIEQGAAITAYETRAGNIPWTFGPVLDLGMDPRFSRMWETFGEDPYLGSVMGVAMVRGFEGKDGNVGHPEKIATSLKHFLAYHTTVSGKDRTPSYISQDALREYHLPAFKAAIDAGAHTIMINSGIINGVPVHADYTILTTLLKEELGFKGLVVTDWADIENLYRRDRIATSDKEAIMLSINAGIDMSMVPYKYEVFCDNLIELVKEGKVKQERIDDAVRRILRVKYALNLFDRPNTNPKDYPKFGSKEFEKASYNMAAEAITLLKNEGNILPLKKNIKVLVTGPNANSMRTLNGAWTYSWQGDRADEFGSQYNTILEAVQNEIGKANVAYVPGVSYKAGGHYFEELADKMGEAIAAAKNSDVIILCLGENSYVEKPGDLNDLYLSDLQTELAKKLAATGKPVVLVLNEGRPRIISRFEQDMKGIVQAYLPGNFGGDALADVLFGDVNPSGKLPYTYPRFPNATISYIHKPSEEQKKAEGAYNYEADYNPQFLFGEGLSYTTFGYSNLTIDKKELKKGDNLTVSVTVTNTGKITGKEVVHLFTSDLYASSVTPDVKRLRRFEKIELKPGESKIVTFELNPADLSYVGRDGKTILEAGDFEVMIEKLKGAFTLIE from the coding sequence ATGCATATACAATTTAAACATATTACTTTAAGTATAGTAGCGGCAGTAACTTTTGTTTCGGCGAATGCTCAGAACAAAACAGCAGATACCGATAGAAAAGTAGAAGCGCTGTTAAGCAAAATGACGCTTGAGGAAAAAATAGGGCAGATGACCCAGATTGCGCTTGATGTAATTGGCAAAGGTAACGACCGTTACTCAAGCTTTGTTCCGTTTGCACCGGATCCGGCTGAAATGAAAAAAGCCCTTGGCGACTATCATATCGGTTCGGTATTAAATACAGCCAGTAACCGGGCACTTACCACCAACGAGTGGTATGCTATTATAAGCGAAATCCAAAAAACATCTATTAAGCTTAATAATCACAAAGTCCCGGTTATTTATGGCGTAGACGAAGTACACGGCGCAACCTATACTGCGGGTGCCACGATGTTTCCGCAGCAGATAGCGCAGGCAGCAAGCCGTAACCTGGCACTTATAGAACAAGGCGCAGCCATAACGGCTTATGAAACCCGTGCGGGTAACATTCCGTGGACGTTTGGCCCAGTGCTTGATTTGGGTATGGACCCGCGTTTCTCGCGTATGTGGGAAACCTTTGGTGAAGATCCGTATCTGGGATCTGTAATGGGAGTGGCTATGGTTCGTGGTTTTGAAGGGAAAGATGGTAATGTGGGGCATCCGGAAAAGATTGCTACCAGCCTTAAGCATTTTTTGGCGTACCATACAACAGTATCGGGTAAAGACCGTACGCCATCATACATTTCACAGGATGCACTTCGCGAATATCACCTGCCGGCATTTAAGGCAGCAATTGATGCAGGCGCACATACAATAATGATAAACTCAGGCATTATCAACGGGGTTCCGGTGCATGCCGATTATACTATCCTTACTACGCTTCTTAAAGAAGAGTTAGGCTTTAAGGGGCTTGTTGTTACCGACTGGGCAGATATAGAAAACCTATACAGGCGCGACAGGATTGCAACCAGCGATAAGGAGGCTATTATGCTTTCTATCAACGCCGGTATAGACATGTCTATGGTGCCGTACAAGTATGAGGTTTTTTGTGATAATTTAATTGAACTTGTAAAAGAAGGTAAGGTAAAACAGGAAAGGATAGATGATGCCGTAAGAAGGATACTTAGAGTAAAGTATGCACTGAACCTTTTTGATAGACCGAATACCAACCCGAAGGACTATCCTAAATTTGGAAGTAAAGAGTTTGAAAAGGCATCTTATAATATGGCTGCCGAAGCAATTACTTTACTTAAGAATGAGGGGAATATCCTTCCGTTGAAAAAGAACATAAAGGTATTGGTTACGGGGCCTAACGCTAATAGTATGCGTACCCTTAACGGTGCATGGACGTACTCATGGCAAGGAGACAGAGCGGATGAATTTGGTTCGCAGTACAATACAATTTTAGAAGCAGTACAAAACGAAATTGGTAAAGCCAATGTTGCTTATGTACCGGGTGTTAGTTATAAGGCAGGCGGGCATTATTTTGAAGAGCTTGCCGACAAGATGGGCGAAGCTATCGCAGCTGCTAAAAACAGCGATGTAATTATACTTTGCCTTGGCGAGAACAGCTACGTAGAGAAACCGGGTGACCTTAATGATCTATACTTATCTGACCTGCAGACAGAACTTGCTAAAAAACTGGCAGCTACAGGCAAACCGGTTGTTTTGGTGTTGAACGAGGGCAGGCCAAGAATTATAAGTCGTTTTGAACAGGATATGAAGGGCATCGTTCAGGCTTACTTGCCGGGAAATTTTGGGGGAGATGCACTGGCAGATGTTTTGTTTGGCGATGTAAACCCTTCAGGTAAACTGCCGTATACGTACCCACGTTTTCCGAATGCTACGATATCGTACATACACAAACCGTCGGAAGAGCAGAAAAAAGCTGAAGGTGCTTATAACTATGAAGCCGATTATAATCCGCAATTCCTTTTTGGTGAAGGATTAAGCTATACCACATTTGGTTACAGCAACCTTACTATAGATAAAAAGGAACTTAAAAAAGGTGATAACCTTACAGTGAGCGTAACCGTTACCAACACAGGTAAAATAACAGGTAAAGAGGTAGTCCATTTATTTACGTCTGACCTGTATGCGAGCAGCGTAACACCCGATGTAAAACGCCTGCGCCGTTTTGAAAAGATTGAACTTAAGCCCGGAGAAAGTAAAATCGTAACGTTTGAGCTTAACCCGGCCGACCTTAGCTATGTTGGGCGTGACGGAAAAACCATCCTGGAAGCAGGAGATTTTGAAGTAATGATTGAAAAGCTAAAGGGCGCTTTTACATTGATTGAATAA
- a CDS encoding thiamine-monophosphate kinase produces the protein MIEDKNQQRTSLGALGEFGLIGHLTQNIETSQPSTLKGIGDDGAVLDFKDKKVVVSTDLLVEGVHFDLAYMPLKHLGYKAVVVNVSDICAMNAVPTHITVSIAVSNRFPVEALDELYDGIKHAAKIYGVDIIGGDTTSSQKGMILSITAFGEAEAEEITYRNGSASTDLLVVTGDVGAAYMGLQVLEREKQVFQVNPNNQPDLDAYSYLIERQLKPEARKDVKELLKALEIHPTAMIDISDGLSSEIIHLCKNSALGCNLYEEKIPVDPQLINVCEEFNIDITTVALNGGEDYELLFTIKMEDFDKIKGNPNFTIIGHMTQESEGIHLITRANTKIPLKARGWNALSTDEDAEQ, from the coding sequence ATGATAGAAGATAAAAACCAGCAGCGCACCAGCCTGGGCGCGCTAGGCGAATTTGGCCTTATTGGACACCTTACCCAAAATATAGAAACAAGCCAGCCTTCAACCCTTAAGGGTATTGGAGACGATGGTGCCGTACTTGACTTTAAAGATAAAAAAGTGGTTGTTTCTACCGACCTTTTGGTAGAAGGTGTACACTTTGACCTTGCTTATATGCCACTAAAACACCTTGGCTACAAAGCTGTAGTGGTAAACGTAAGCGACATTTGCGCTATGAATGCTGTACCTACGCACATTACGGTTTCCATCGCGGTATCTAACCGTTTTCCGGTTGAAGCCCTTGATGAATTGTATGACGGTATTAAGCATGCTGCTAAAATATACGGTGTAGACATTATTGGTGGCGATACAACCTCGTCCCAAAAAGGCATGATCTTAAGTATTACTGCTTTTGGTGAGGCAGAAGCCGAAGAGATCACCTACCGTAACGGTTCTGCAAGTACCGATCTTCTTGTGGTTACCGGCGATGTTGGTGCTGCATACATGGGATTACAGGTATTAGAGCGTGAAAAGCAGGTATTCCAGGTTAACCCGAACAACCAACCCGATTTAGACGCGTACAGCTACCTTATAGAACGCCAGTTGAAGCCCGAAGCACGTAAAGACGTAAAAGAGCTTTTAAAAGCCCTTGAAATACACCCTACAGCTATGATTGACATCTCTGACGGTTTATCATCTGAGATTATTCACTTATGTAAGAACTCGGCATTGGGATGTAACCTTTACGAAGAAAAAATCCCGGTAGATCCGCAGCTTATCAATGTATGCGAGGAGTTCAATATAGATATTACTACGGTTGCCCTTAACGGTGGCGAAGATTATGAATTGCTTTTCACTATTAAGATGGAAGACTTCGACAAGATAAAAGGTAATCCCAACTTTACAATTATAGGTCACATGACACAGGAAAGCGAAGGTATTCACCTTATTACCCGTGCCAATACTAAAATTCCGCTTAAAGCAAGAGGATGGAACGCACTTTCTACCGACGAAGACGCAGAGCAGTAG